The window CGCGGGTTTCTTCCGAAAGCATCGGCAGCATCTCAATCGCGAGGAAGAGCCACATCGCAAACGGCAACGCCGCCCAAATCCCTTTGATGCCCCCCGGGATCATCGCTTCCCCTTCTCCGCCAAACAGGTTCTCCACCCGGATTTGAGGCAAACCGACAAAATACATAAGGACTAATAATGCAAGGGCGATGAATACAAGAATCGCTTCCAATCGAGCGTATTCTTTCACCCCGATGATGTGGATAACCATGAAGAAAACATACATGACAGCTGCGGAGACGATTGGATTCACCGTAGGGAACAGGAAGTTGATATAGGCCCCGATTCCAATGGCGACAACCGGTGCGGCAATGACGTATTGCAAGACGACGCCCACCCCGGTGATGAATCCGACAAATGGTCCCATCGCCCGCCTGGCGAAGGAATAGGGACCGCCCGCAAATGGCAAGGCCGTCGACAGCTCAGAAATCCCGAATGCCATGAATGTATACATAACTGCCATGACCCCGACTGCGATCAGCATGCCGACATAGCCTGAAGTGCTCAAACCGAAATTCCAGCCAAAATAGTTTCCGGATATTACGATACCTACACCGATGACCCATAAGTTAAAGGGCGTGAGCGTCTTTTTCAGTTCCAAGTTCTGTTTTCCACTCATGGCAAAGCTCCTTTTCACGTTTTATTTAGTTATGTTTACATCAGTTTCCGAGAACCCTCTTTCTCTAATGGCAACCCATTTGGTAGCGCTTACTTTTTTATTTGAACTTATTTAAGTAGTCCTTCGCCAATTGATCAGTCTGTTCTGAATACTCAGCCCCGAGTTCTGCTGCCGTTTCGTTGTCGCGGCTGCCTACCCAGGCGATGAGCTGCATCCGTCGCATTATGATGAATGTCGGGATTTCATTCAACTCGTCTTCGGACAGCTTGCGGACAGTCTGATATCCTTCCAGCCATGCCTCGACCAACTTTGGCACGTAGGAACGGTGCTCGATGAACGTCAGGGACGCCGCGAGATCATACAAGTACCAGCCAAAACCGCTATCGTCGAAATCGATGACCTGGACGAGTTTCTTCTCGTTGTCTATCAGGAGATTCGCATGACGTAAATCCGCGTGGATCAAACCGAAACGTTCTCGTCCCTTGCCGAATTTCTCCAACCGTTCCTTGATGACATCGGAGACTCGGGTTAATAGCTCTTCCCGCTCAGGGGTAATGCCTTTTCCGTCCTGCCATCTGCCCCATTTCGGCTTCTCTCCGATCAGGTTTTCATAATCCCATATCGGCCGTTTGATTTGATTGAATTCCCCCCAATTCTGAATGGAGTGTTTATGGAAATGGGCAGTCGTTTTTCCGATTTCCCTAAAAATCCGGATCAACTTCTCTTCATTGTCCACATCGGGGGTCTCCCCTTCTAAAAAGGTGAAGAGGACACAATGGTATTCACGGTTATTTTCATCCAATGTTACCGATTGTAAATATTTTCCGTCCGACCCCGGAATGGGTTTCGATACGATGACCTCTGTATGCTCATCGATCGATTGCAGCCACTTCACTTCGCTCTCAATCTCTTCTTTCGAGTGATAATTCGGTCGGCAGACACGCATAATCCGTTTTTCGCCCGTCTCCGGGTTTTTCACGAGATACGTTGCATTCTCCGAGTAATCGAGGAGCTCAACAGTGAAATCATCGAGCCCTTCGTATAGTCCCTTTGCCCTTTGTGAAACCAGATTGAAGAACTCTACAGGACGCTCCCATGTGTTGACACCAGCGTTGCTCATACCCAAAACTCCTCCCTTTCACTTTAAGTTTTACTATGAATTTTACATGTTGCGAACAGCTTGAGCCATACTTGTTTCCACTCGATTCAACAAATCATCGCAATAACGCTGATCGAGCAGGATGCCCGGTTTGAATTGAAGAACCTTTGTATCGAGCATCGAGTAAATCGCCCAGACGCCATTATCATACAGGGCGCGCATGACATCTTTTGCACCATCCGGTTTGCTGAACTCCAATCCGAGGATGACGCCTTTTTGGCGGATGCCTGTGAAATGATCCGGGTATCGGCTTTTAATTCGCTCCAGTCCTGCATGGAGATATCGTGCGACGTAATCCACATTTTCCACCACTTCAGGACGCTGGGAAATTTCCAACACCTTCATAGCGACGACGCAGCCCAGTTCAGAACCGCCAAACGTGGATATATGGGCGAATCCATCGTCATTCATCCATTGGCCGACCTTTTCGCTGACGACCGTGGCCGCAATCGGGTAAATCCCGCCGCTCAGGCCCTTTGCCGTTACCATGATGTCGGGCTTAATATTATGGTGTTCAAAGCCCCATAGTTTCCCCGTACGCAGCAGGCCCGTTTGCACTTCGTCCGCGACATAGAGCGCACCGTACTTCTCACAAAGCCGTTTCGTACCTTCCAAATAACCCGGTTCCGGGAGAGGGAAGCCGTATGTGGCCGGAATCGTCTCGATGATGACGCATGCTACATCTTCTCTCGACAACGCTCTTTCCATTGCATCCAAGTCGTTGAAGACGACATTGACGACTTCATCTGGACTACCTTCGCTTAGGAACGGCTTGGAATAACGCTCATTCCCTAATGAGACGGCAATCCCCGTGTGTCCGTGGTACGCGTACTTAACGGAAACGACCTTTTTCCGCTTCGTGGCGTAGCGTGCGCTTTTGATCGCCACATCGATCGCTTCTCCGCCGCCGCTTGAAAAGATGGAGTACCGCAGATTATCCGGCGTGCACTGATTGAATTTTTCCGCCAACTGAGCTCTCGCCATGGAAGGGAAATGGTGATTCCCGATATCGAACTGGTCCATCGCTTCCTTCAATGTTGAAATAATCTCCTGATTCCGGTGCCCTAGATTATATGTGCCGCCATTCAAATGAAGATCCATCAATTGCTTGCCATCCATGTCATACAGGTAGTAACCTTCCCGTTTGCCGATGACCAAGTCCACGCCATCACGCTGCCATTGCTCCGTCTTGCCAGGATTCCAGTATTGTATCGATTTATCAAGGACTGATGATTTGCTAATAGTCTGGACCATTTTCTCTATCTCCACCTTTTTCTATTGATTTTTGATTTTGGTGCCAGGCACGCAAACAAACGCAATAAACATGAATGTTTAAACAATCGTGTTTGTTTGAATAAACATGATTGTTTGCGTACCAGGCACCAAATACCTCATTTTTCCACATTTGCGATGACCAATTCGATTTCGTTTTCTCTGAGGACATTCTGCCATTCCTCCGAGCACTGTTTGTCGGTGATGATCATCGAAATATCGGTCAGCGGGCAGATGTGTGCGAAGGTCGTCTTCCCGAACTTCGTGTGATCCGCCAGAATGATCGCTTCATCCGCACGACTCATCATTTGCCTGGAACTGCTAGCCCCCTGCAAATCGTAATCCGACATGCCGTCGTTGATAGATAATCCGCCCGCCGCCACGAATGACTTATTGGCCTTCAATTGACCGAGGACGGATGCCGAAAGCGGACCGCTTGTGAACTTCTGGTTCGCCTCATATTCTCCGCCAATGAAGATGACTTTCCCTTGGAAATATTCCATCGTCGACAGGAGGACTGGTATGGATGGCGTAATGACTGTCACGTTCTTTTTATTGGCCAAATACCGAATGATTCCAACCGGTGTCGTACCATGGCCGATAATAATGCTGTCTCCATCTTCGACCAAGTCGGCAGCCGCTCTGCAGATTGCTTGCTTTTCGTACGTCATGATGTCCGTCTTCAAGTCAAACGGCAGTTCTAGGGATGATTTCTCCTTGACGGCACCGCCATACACCTTTTTCAACACGCCTTCCTTCTCCAACCGATCCAAATCCCGACGGATCGTTTCCCCGGAGACTTCCAGCTCATTCGCCAATTCACGGACTTGCACTTTTTCATCCCGTTCCAGCGTCTCTATAATCACTTTCTTTCGATCTTCGAATGTTAAAGACATCTCCCTATCCCCAATCTCGTATTCGCTTGTTATACACCTCTCATTTCTTAGTGTAATCGAGCCATCCAAAAGAATCGAGCGTTAATAATGCGATCGTTTGTGTAATCTTATTGAATCTTGTGGATTTCGTACATAATAGCACCTATCTTTTTTGAAGTCAATTATAATTTCAAACTATTTTAAATGGAT is drawn from Sporosarcina sp. FSL W7-1349 and contains these coding sequences:
- a CDS encoding phosphotransferase enzyme family protein — protein: MSNAGVNTWERPVEFFNLVSQRAKGLYEGLDDFTVELLDYSENATYLVKNPETGEKRIMRVCRPNYHSKEEIESEVKWLQSIDEHTEVIVSKPIPGSDGKYLQSVTLDENNREYHCVLFTFLEGETPDVDNEEKLIRIFREIGKTTAHFHKHSIQNWGEFNQIKRPIWDYENLIGEKPKWGRWQDGKGITPEREELLTRVSDVIKERLEKFGKGRERFGLIHADLRHANLLIDNEKKLVQVIDFDDSGFGWYLYDLAASLTFIEHRSYVPKLVEAWLEGYQTVRKLSEDELNEIPTFIIMRRMQLIAWVGSRDNETAAELGAEYSEQTDQLAKDYLNKFK
- a CDS encoding class-III pyridoxal-phosphate-dependent aminotransferase — encoded protein: MVQTISKSSVLDKSIQYWNPGKTEQWQRDGVDLVIGKREGYYLYDMDGKQLMDLHLNGGTYNLGHRNQEIISTLKEAMDQFDIGNHHFPSMARAQLAEKFNQCTPDNLRYSIFSSGGGEAIDVAIKSARYATKRKKVVSVKYAYHGHTGIAVSLGNERYSKPFLSEGSPDEVVNVVFNDLDAMERALSREDVACVIIETIPATYGFPLPEPGYLEGTKRLCEKYGALYVADEVQTGLLRTGKLWGFEHHNIKPDIMVTAKGLSGGIYPIAATVVSEKVGQWMNDDGFAHISTFGGSELGCVVAMKVLEISQRPEVVENVDYVARYLHAGLERIKSRYPDHFTGIRQKGVILGLEFSKPDGAKDVMRALYDNGVWAIYSMLDTKVLQFKPGILLDQRYCDDLLNRVETSMAQAVRNM
- a CDS encoding DeoR/GlpR family DNA-binding transcription regulator — its product is MSLTFEDRKKVIIETLERDEKVQVRELANELEVSGETIRRDLDRLEKEGVLKKVYGGAVKEKSSLELPFDLKTDIMTYEKQAICRAAADLVEDGDSIIIGHGTTPVGIIRYLANKKNVTVITPSIPVLLSTMEYFQGKVIFIGGEYEANQKFTSGPLSASVLGQLKANKSFVAAGGLSINDGMSDYDLQGASSSRQMMSRADEAIILADHTKFGKTTFAHICPLTDISMIITDKQCSEEWQNVLRENEIELVIANVEK